A region from the Benincasa hispida cultivar B227 chromosome 12, ASM972705v1, whole genome shotgun sequence genome encodes:
- the LOC120068032 gene encoding uncharacterized protein LOC120068032 isoform X1 produces the protein MVRYGMVVVLNSNVIPTIPTINPFSSLLPFGLRPFLPLKSSLLFHVLDVRGGMAAAEAKPPRKHSENNFPAKDDDYRDSKLLSTPSFSSNSERSAASDHRAHGFNYPTKAAHIPKSYQTVDCELKSDKPPDFQHHKGFAVGWAKTVQAGLDNSSVRIASKTTVSSEEHQNIEELEHRVCKGYPTESNNESVNMTKKTDCMDEFHYIEDHFTDLHNFDSPISKQGEKVSFDLESHWTRIEKTKPWWRSASKDELASLVARKSLENLENCDLPQPRTKHQSKDESTCPECFGQDCFLTSPFTEMQFSSLDGYNRGMHPSGGMDERQFVVGSVGHLLRHQDHFRLSSHKKITICNNSVSRTGNEEYDSSSIANLNSSKAQLLEALCHSQTRAREAEKAAQEADTEKKHIVSLFLRQATQLFAYKQWFQLLQLQNLCLQLRNKDHFSDVLPWVPCKDRQFNQPRNRRKKRDRDHHKFTMYDIAFAVGLGLAGATLLIGWTTGWLVPMF, from the exons ATGGTACGTTATGGTATGGTAGTTGTTCTAAATTCTAATGTGATCCCTACGATTCCAACAATAAACCCATTTTCCTCTCTGCTTCCTTTCGGTCTCCGCCCATTTCTCCCTCTCAAATCCTCTCTTCTTTTCCACG TTCTGGATGTTAGAGGAGGGATGGCTGCAGCAGAAGCAAAGCCTCCACGAAAGCATTCTGAAAACAACTTCCCTGCCAAAGACGATGACTACAGAGATTCAAAACTATTGTCAACTCCATCGTTTTCCTCAAATTCAGAACGCAGTGCTGCATCTGATCACAGAGCACATGGGTTTAATTATCCAACCAAAGCTGCTCATATCCCAAAATCTTATCAAACAGTTGACTGTGAGTTGAAGTCAGATAAGCCACCTGATTTTCAGCACCATAAGGGTTTTGCAGTAGGATGGGCAAAAACTGTGCAGGCTGGACTGGATAATTCAAGTGTCCGGATTGCAAGTAAAACAACTGTATCTAGTGAGGAACATCAAAACATAGAAGAACTTGAACATCGAGTTTGCAAGGGTTATCCCACTGAGAGTAACAATGAATCTGTAAACATGACTAAGAAAACAGACTGCATGGATGAGTTCCACTACATTGAGGATCATTTTACAGACTTGCACAATTTTGACAGTCCGATCTCAAAGCAaggagagaaagtctcttttGATCTGGAGTCGCATTGGACAAGAATTGAGAAAACTAAGCCATGGTGGCGTTCTGCTAGTAAAGATGAGTTGGCTTCCTTGGTTGCCCGGAAGTCTCTtgaaaacttggaaaattgtGACCTTCCTCAACCACGAACCAAACACCAAAGCAAGGATGAATCTACCTGTCCTGAGTGTTTTGGTCAAGATTGCTTTCTCACTTCACCGTTTACTGAGATGCAATTCTCCAGTTTGGATGGATATAACAGGGGAATGCACCCTTCAGGTGGCATGGATGAGAGACAGTTCGTTGTTGGTAGTGTAGGTCACTTGCTGCGTCATCAAGATCATTTCAG ATTATCAAGCCATAAAAAGATAACTATCTGTAATAACAGCGTTAGCAGAACTGGTAATGAAGAATACGACTCAAGTAGTATTGCAAATCTGAATTCTAGCAAAGCACAATTGTTGGAAGCGCTATGCCATTCACAGACTCGAGCAAGGGAGGCTGAGAAAGCCGCACAAGAAGCAGATACAGAGAAGAAACACATTGTCTCACTCTTTCTCAGACAAGCCACCCAACTTTTTGCTTATAAGCAGTGGTTCCAGTTGCTGCAGTTACAGAACCTTTGCCTTCAACTTAGGAACAAAGATCACTTCTCAGACGTCTTGCCTTGGGTCCCTTGTAAAGACAGGCAGTTCAATCAACCTAGAAACAGAAGGAAGAAAAGGGATCGAGACCATCATAAATTTACAATGTACGACATTGCTTTCGCTGTGGGATTGGGTCTTGCTGGTGCCACTTTGCTCATCGGATGGACAACGGGTTGGTTGGTTCCcatgttttga
- the LOC120068339 gene encoding nephrocystin-3 isoform X4: MTEFEVQLEELFNEVRMMTMSGRKNDAVELLQANYEAVKEQMESGAIGIEQAAVLDIVALGYITVGDLKFVASVLDILNKVVDSLKDSEPFLDSVLLHMGSMYSTLKKFEKSISAYKRSIDIIEKKNGEDSSFLITPILGMAKVFGTIGRTGKAVEFYHRAISLLESSRGFENEDLVIPLSGLGNLMLKEGKGKDAETCFARIVNIYKKLYGEKDGKVGMAMYSLANAKCARGEADEAVTLYRRALQIIKDSNDMALDASVMEKMRIDLAELLHVVGRGNEGRELLEECLLINERLKGKEHPSSVKHLVNLAASYSRSKNYAEAERLLRIGLDIMIKAVGPDDQSITVPMLNLAVTLYNLKRDDDAEQLALEVLRIRENAFGKDSLPVGEALDCLVSIQSRLGKDENELLKLLERILIIQEREFGHDGKEVIDTLKKIVFYMEKLGMKDEKFLLQKRLSMLRMKFKNQMQY, encoded by the exons ATGACTGAATTTGAAGTTCAGTTGGAAGAATTATTCAATGAAGTCAGAATGATGACAATGAGCGGGAGGAAGAATGATGCTGTAGAGCTACTTCAAGCTAATTATGAAGCTGTAAAAGAACAGATGGAATCAGGTGCTATTGGCATTGAACAAGCTGCTGTTCTTGACATCGTGGCTTTGGGGTATATAACTGTTGGAGACTTGAAGTTTGTTGCTTCTGTATTGGATATA TTGAACAAGGTTGTTGACAGTCTGAAGGACAGTGAACCCTTTCTGGATTCAGTGCTTCTGCATATGGGGAGCATGTACTCAACTTTAAAGAAGTTTGAGAAATCAATATCTGCGTACAAGAGGTCTATTGATAtcatagagaagaaaaatg GAGAAGACAGTAGCTTTCTTATCACTCCAATTTTAGGGATGGCTAAAGTTTTTGGTACCATTGGAAGAACTGGAAAGGCAGTAGAGTTTTACCATCGTGCAATTTCACTTCTGGAATCAAGCAGAGGTTTTGAGAACGAGGATTTGGTTATACCTTTGTCTGGTCTGGGCAATCTTATGCTCAAAGAAGGAAAAGGCAAGGATGCAGAAACTTGTTTTGCTAg GATTgtgaatatatataaaaagttatATGGTGAGAAAGATGGAAAAGTCGGAATGGCTATGTATTCTCTGGCTAATGCAAAATGTGCAAGAG GGGAAGCAGATGAAGCTGTTACCTTATATAGAAGAGCTTTGCAGATTATCAAGGATTCAAATGATATGGCTTTAGATGCCAGTGTAATGGAGAAGATGAGGATTGATTTGGCAGAACTATTGCATGTTGTAGGAAG AGGGAATGAAGGCAGAGAACTTCTAGAAGAATGTTTATTGATCAATGAAAGGTTGAAAGGAAAAGAGCATCCCAGCTCAGTGAAGCACCTTGTAAACCTTGCAGCTTCTTATTCACGGTCAAAGAATTATGCAGAGGCTGAGCGTTTGTTGCGAATTGGATTGGACATTATGATAAAGGCAGTGGGACCTGATGATCAATCAATTACAGTCCCAATGTTGAATCTTGCCGTCACTCTCTACAATCTAAAACGAGACGATGATGCCGAGCAACTTGCGCTGGAAGTCTTGCGAATACGGGAAAATGCTTTTGGAAAAGATTCTCTTCCGGTTG GTGAGGCTCTAGACTGTTTGGTTTCCATTCAGAGCAGGCTAGGGAAGGATGAAAATGAGCTACTGAAGTTGCTGGAGAGAATTCTAATAATTCAGGAGAGAGAGTTCGGGCATGATGGTAAAGAGGTCATTGACACCCTCAAGAAAATAGTGTTCTACATGGAAAAACTAGGAATGAAAGATGAGAAATTTCTACTTCAAAAACGACTGTCCATGCTGCGGATGAAATTCAAGAACCAGATGCAATACTAA
- the LOC120068339 gene encoding nephrocystin-3 isoform X3: MATFLLLSPPSFTCNRMSEICLSVQSLQLQKGITCSSVCLQKQKCDIKLYAVPVRAFSCCFASTPSASSRADSGRQRKHIPSAFTAPNGYQRNRMTEFEVQLEELFNEVRMMTMSGRKNDAVELLQANYEAVKEQMESGAIGIEQAAVLDIVALGYITVGDLKFVASVLDILNKVVDSLKDSEPFLDSVLLHMGSMYSTLKKFEKSISAYKRSIDIIEKKNGEDSSFLITPILGMAKVFGTIGRTGKAVEFYHRAISLLESSRGFENEDLVIPLSGLGNLMLKEGKGKDAETCFARIVNIYKKLYGEKDGKVGMAMYSLANAKCARGEADEAVTLYRRALQIIKDSNDMALDASVMEKMRIDLAELLHVVGRGNEGRELLEECLLINERLKGKEHPSSVKHLVNLAASYSRSKNYAEAERLLRIGLDIMIKAVGPDDQSITVPMLNLAVTLYNLKRDDDAEQLALEVLRIRENAFGKDSLPVRL; the protein is encoded by the exons ATGGCGACTTTCCTTCTTCTCTCTCCTCCATCTTTCACCTGTAACag GATGAGCGAAATCTGTCTTTCCGTGCAGTCATTGCAGCTGCAAAAGGGCATCACATGCTCTTCAGTTTGCCTCCAGAAACAGAAATGTGATATTAAGCTTTATGCTGTACCTGTTAGAGCCTtttcttgttgctttgcatcaACACCTTCTGCCTCTAGTAGAGCTGATTCAGGGCGTCAGAGGAAACATATTCCTTCTGCCTTCACTGCTCCAAATGGATATCAAAG GAACAGAATGACTGAATTTGAAGTTCAGTTGGAAGAATTATTCAATGAAGTCAGAATGATGACAATGAGCGGGAGGAAGAATGATGCTGTAGAGCTACTTCAAGCTAATTATGAAGCTGTAAAAGAACAGATGGAATCAGGTGCTATTGGCATTGAACAAGCTGCTGTTCTTGACATCGTGGCTTTGGGGTATATAACTGTTGGAGACTTGAAGTTTGTTGCTTCTGTATTGGATATA TTGAACAAGGTTGTTGACAGTCTGAAGGACAGTGAACCCTTTCTGGATTCAGTGCTTCTGCATATGGGGAGCATGTACTCAACTTTAAAGAAGTTTGAGAAATCAATATCTGCGTACAAGAGGTCTATTGATAtcatagagaagaaaaatg GAGAAGACAGTAGCTTTCTTATCACTCCAATTTTAGGGATGGCTAAAGTTTTTGGTACCATTGGAAGAACTGGAAAGGCAGTAGAGTTTTACCATCGTGCAATTTCACTTCTGGAATCAAGCAGAGGTTTTGAGAACGAGGATTTGGTTATACCTTTGTCTGGTCTGGGCAATCTTATGCTCAAAGAAGGAAAAGGCAAGGATGCAGAAACTTGTTTTGCTAg GATTgtgaatatatataaaaagttatATGGTGAGAAAGATGGAAAAGTCGGAATGGCTATGTATTCTCTGGCTAATGCAAAATGTGCAAGAG GGGAAGCAGATGAAGCTGTTACCTTATATAGAAGAGCTTTGCAGATTATCAAGGATTCAAATGATATGGCTTTAGATGCCAGTGTAATGGAGAAGATGAGGATTGATTTGGCAGAACTATTGCATGTTGTAGGAAG AGGGAATGAAGGCAGAGAACTTCTAGAAGAATGTTTATTGATCAATGAAAGGTTGAAAGGAAAAGAGCATCCCAGCTCAGTGAAGCACCTTGTAAACCTTGCAGCTTCTTATTCACGGTCAAAGAATTATGCAGAGGCTGAGCGTTTGTTGCGAATTGGATTGGACATTATGATAAAGGCAGTGGGACCTGATGATCAATCAATTACAGTCCCAATGTTGAATCTTGCCGTCACTCTCTACAATCTAAAACGAGACGATGATGCCGAGCAACTTGCGCTGGAAGTCTTGCGAATACGGGAAAATGCTTTTGGAAAAGATTCTCTTCCG GTGAGGCTCTAG
- the LOC120068032 gene encoding uncharacterized protein LOC120068032 isoform X2: protein MVRYGMVVVLNSNVIPTIPTINPFSSLLPFGLRPFLPLKSSLLFHVLDVRGGMAAAEAKPPRKHSENNFPAKDDDYRDSKLLSTPSFSSNSERSAASDHRAHGFNYPTKAAHIPKSYQTVDCELKSDKPPDFQHHKGFAVGWAKTVQAGLDNSSVRIASKTTVSSEEHQNIEELEHRVCKGYPTESNNESVNMTKKTDCMDEFHYIEDHFTDLHNFDSPISKQGEKVSFDLESHWTRIEKTKPWWRSASKDELASLVARKSLENLENCDLPQPRTKHQSKDESTCPECFGQDCFLTSPFTEMQFSSLDGYNRGMHPSGGMDERQFVVGSVGHLLRHQDHFSVSRTGNEEYDSSSIANLNSSKAQLLEALCHSQTRAREAEKAAQEADTEKKHIVSLFLRQATQLFAYKQWFQLLQLQNLCLQLRNKDHFSDVLPWVPCKDRQFNQPRNRRKKRDRDHHKFTMYDIAFAVGLGLAGATLLIGWTTGWLVPMF from the exons ATGGTACGTTATGGTATGGTAGTTGTTCTAAATTCTAATGTGATCCCTACGATTCCAACAATAAACCCATTTTCCTCTCTGCTTCCTTTCGGTCTCCGCCCATTTCTCCCTCTCAAATCCTCTCTTCTTTTCCACG TTCTGGATGTTAGAGGAGGGATGGCTGCAGCAGAAGCAAAGCCTCCACGAAAGCATTCTGAAAACAACTTCCCTGCCAAAGACGATGACTACAGAGATTCAAAACTATTGTCAACTCCATCGTTTTCCTCAAATTCAGAACGCAGTGCTGCATCTGATCACAGAGCACATGGGTTTAATTATCCAACCAAAGCTGCTCATATCCCAAAATCTTATCAAACAGTTGACTGTGAGTTGAAGTCAGATAAGCCACCTGATTTTCAGCACCATAAGGGTTTTGCAGTAGGATGGGCAAAAACTGTGCAGGCTGGACTGGATAATTCAAGTGTCCGGATTGCAAGTAAAACAACTGTATCTAGTGAGGAACATCAAAACATAGAAGAACTTGAACATCGAGTTTGCAAGGGTTATCCCACTGAGAGTAACAATGAATCTGTAAACATGACTAAGAAAACAGACTGCATGGATGAGTTCCACTACATTGAGGATCATTTTACAGACTTGCACAATTTTGACAGTCCGATCTCAAAGCAaggagagaaagtctcttttGATCTGGAGTCGCATTGGACAAGAATTGAGAAAACTAAGCCATGGTGGCGTTCTGCTAGTAAAGATGAGTTGGCTTCCTTGGTTGCCCGGAAGTCTCTtgaaaacttggaaaattgtGACCTTCCTCAACCACGAACCAAACACCAAAGCAAGGATGAATCTACCTGTCCTGAGTGTTTTGGTCAAGATTGCTTTCTCACTTCACCGTTTACTGAGATGCAATTCTCCAGTTTGGATGGATATAACAGGGGAATGCACCCTTCAGGTGGCATGGATGAGAGACAGTTCGTTGTTGGTAGTGTAGGTCACTTGCTGCGTCATCAAGATCATTTCAG CGTTAGCAGAACTGGTAATGAAGAATACGACTCAAGTAGTATTGCAAATCTGAATTCTAGCAAAGCACAATTGTTGGAAGCGCTATGCCATTCACAGACTCGAGCAAGGGAGGCTGAGAAAGCCGCACAAGAAGCAGATACAGAGAAGAAACACATTGTCTCACTCTTTCTCAGACAAGCCACCCAACTTTTTGCTTATAAGCAGTGGTTCCAGTTGCTGCAGTTACAGAACCTTTGCCTTCAACTTAGGAACAAAGATCACTTCTCAGACGTCTTGCCTTGGGTCCCTTGTAAAGACAGGCAGTTCAATCAACCTAGAAACAGAAGGAAGAAAAGGGATCGAGACCATCATAAATTTACAATGTACGACATTGCTTTCGCTGTGGGATTGGGTCTTGCTGGTGCCACTTTGCTCATCGGATGGACAACGGGTTGGTTGGTTCCcatgttttga
- the LOC120068339 gene encoding nephrocystin-3 isoform X2, whose protein sequence is MATFLLLSPPSFTCNRMSEICLSVQSLQLQKGITCSSVCLQKQKCDIKLYAVPVRAFSCCFASTPSASSRADSGRQRKHIPSAFTAPNGYQRMTEFEVQLEELFNEVRMMTMSGRKNDAVELLQANYEAVKEQMESGAIGIEQAAVLDIVALGYITVGDLKFVASVLDILNKVVDSLKDSEPFLDSVLLHMGSMYSTLKKFEKSISAYKRSIDIIEKKNGEDSSFLITPILGMAKVFGTIGRTGKAVEFYHRAISLLESSRGFENEDLVIPLSGLGNLMLKEGKGKDAETCFARIVNIYKKLYGEKDGKVGMAMYSLANAKCARGEADEAVTLYRRALQIIKDSNDMALDASVMEKMRIDLAELLHVVGRGNEGRELLEECLLINERLKGKEHPSSVKHLVNLAASYSRSKNYAEAERLLRIGLDIMIKAVGPDDQSITVPMLNLAVTLYNLKRDDDAEQLALEVLRIRENAFGKDSLPVGEALDCLVSIQSRLGKDENELLKLLERILIIQEREFGHDGKEVIDTLKKIVFYMEKLGMKDEKFLLQKRLSMLRMKFKNQMQY, encoded by the exons ATGGCGACTTTCCTTCTTCTCTCTCCTCCATCTTTCACCTGTAACag GATGAGCGAAATCTGTCTTTCCGTGCAGTCATTGCAGCTGCAAAAGGGCATCACATGCTCTTCAGTTTGCCTCCAGAAACAGAAATGTGATATTAAGCTTTATGCTGTACCTGTTAGAGCCTtttcttgttgctttgcatcaACACCTTCTGCCTCTAGTAGAGCTGATTCAGGGCGTCAGAGGAAACATATTCCTTCTGCCTTCACTGCTCCAAATGGATATCAAAG AATGACTGAATTTGAAGTTCAGTTGGAAGAATTATTCAATGAAGTCAGAATGATGACAATGAGCGGGAGGAAGAATGATGCTGTAGAGCTACTTCAAGCTAATTATGAAGCTGTAAAAGAACAGATGGAATCAGGTGCTATTGGCATTGAACAAGCTGCTGTTCTTGACATCGTGGCTTTGGGGTATATAACTGTTGGAGACTTGAAGTTTGTTGCTTCTGTATTGGATATA TTGAACAAGGTTGTTGACAGTCTGAAGGACAGTGAACCCTTTCTGGATTCAGTGCTTCTGCATATGGGGAGCATGTACTCAACTTTAAAGAAGTTTGAGAAATCAATATCTGCGTACAAGAGGTCTATTGATAtcatagagaagaaaaatg GAGAAGACAGTAGCTTTCTTATCACTCCAATTTTAGGGATGGCTAAAGTTTTTGGTACCATTGGAAGAACTGGAAAGGCAGTAGAGTTTTACCATCGTGCAATTTCACTTCTGGAATCAAGCAGAGGTTTTGAGAACGAGGATTTGGTTATACCTTTGTCTGGTCTGGGCAATCTTATGCTCAAAGAAGGAAAAGGCAAGGATGCAGAAACTTGTTTTGCTAg GATTgtgaatatatataaaaagttatATGGTGAGAAAGATGGAAAAGTCGGAATGGCTATGTATTCTCTGGCTAATGCAAAATGTGCAAGAG GGGAAGCAGATGAAGCTGTTACCTTATATAGAAGAGCTTTGCAGATTATCAAGGATTCAAATGATATGGCTTTAGATGCCAGTGTAATGGAGAAGATGAGGATTGATTTGGCAGAACTATTGCATGTTGTAGGAAG AGGGAATGAAGGCAGAGAACTTCTAGAAGAATGTTTATTGATCAATGAAAGGTTGAAAGGAAAAGAGCATCCCAGCTCAGTGAAGCACCTTGTAAACCTTGCAGCTTCTTATTCACGGTCAAAGAATTATGCAGAGGCTGAGCGTTTGTTGCGAATTGGATTGGACATTATGATAAAGGCAGTGGGACCTGATGATCAATCAATTACAGTCCCAATGTTGAATCTTGCCGTCACTCTCTACAATCTAAAACGAGACGATGATGCCGAGCAACTTGCGCTGGAAGTCTTGCGAATACGGGAAAATGCTTTTGGAAAAGATTCTCTTCCGGTTG GTGAGGCTCTAGACTGTTTGGTTTCCATTCAGAGCAGGCTAGGGAAGGATGAAAATGAGCTACTGAAGTTGCTGGAGAGAATTCTAATAATTCAGGAGAGAGAGTTCGGGCATGATGGTAAAGAGGTCATTGACACCCTCAAGAAAATAGTGTTCTACATGGAAAAACTAGGAATGAAAGATGAGAAATTTCTACTTCAAAAACGACTGTCCATGCTGCGGATGAAATTCAAGAACCAGATGCAATACTAA
- the LOC120068032 gene encoding uncharacterized protein LOC120068032 isoform X3: MAAAEAKPPRKHSENNFPAKDDDYRDSKLLSTPSFSSNSERSAASDHRAHGFNYPTKAAHIPKSYQTVDCELKSDKPPDFQHHKGFAVGWAKTVQAGLDNSSVRIASKTTVSSEEHQNIEELEHRVCKGYPTESNNESVNMTKKTDCMDEFHYIEDHFTDLHNFDSPISKQGEKVSFDLESHWTRIEKTKPWWRSASKDELASLVARKSLENLENCDLPQPRTKHQSKDESTCPECFGQDCFLTSPFTEMQFSSLDGYNRGMHPSGGMDERQFVVGSVGHLLRHQDHFRLSSHKKITICNNSVSRTGNEEYDSSSIANLNSSKAQLLEALCHSQTRAREAEKAAQEADTEKKHIVSLFLRQATQLFAYKQWFQLLQLQNLCLQLRNKDHFSDVLPWVPCKDRQFNQPRNRRKKRDRDHHKFTMYDIAFAVGLGLAGATLLIGWTTGWLVPMF; the protein is encoded by the exons ATGGCTGCAGCAGAAGCAAAGCCTCCACGAAAGCATTCTGAAAACAACTTCCCTGCCAAAGACGATGACTACAGAGATTCAAAACTATTGTCAACTCCATCGTTTTCCTCAAATTCAGAACGCAGTGCTGCATCTGATCACAGAGCACATGGGTTTAATTATCCAACCAAAGCTGCTCATATCCCAAAATCTTATCAAACAGTTGACTGTGAGTTGAAGTCAGATAAGCCACCTGATTTTCAGCACCATAAGGGTTTTGCAGTAGGATGGGCAAAAACTGTGCAGGCTGGACTGGATAATTCAAGTGTCCGGATTGCAAGTAAAACAACTGTATCTAGTGAGGAACATCAAAACATAGAAGAACTTGAACATCGAGTTTGCAAGGGTTATCCCACTGAGAGTAACAATGAATCTGTAAACATGACTAAGAAAACAGACTGCATGGATGAGTTCCACTACATTGAGGATCATTTTACAGACTTGCACAATTTTGACAGTCCGATCTCAAAGCAaggagagaaagtctcttttGATCTGGAGTCGCATTGGACAAGAATTGAGAAAACTAAGCCATGGTGGCGTTCTGCTAGTAAAGATGAGTTGGCTTCCTTGGTTGCCCGGAAGTCTCTtgaaaacttggaaaattgtGACCTTCCTCAACCACGAACCAAACACCAAAGCAAGGATGAATCTACCTGTCCTGAGTGTTTTGGTCAAGATTGCTTTCTCACTTCACCGTTTACTGAGATGCAATTCTCCAGTTTGGATGGATATAACAGGGGAATGCACCCTTCAGGTGGCATGGATGAGAGACAGTTCGTTGTTGGTAGTGTAGGTCACTTGCTGCGTCATCAAGATCATTTCAG ATTATCAAGCCATAAAAAGATAACTATCTGTAATAACAGCGTTAGCAGAACTGGTAATGAAGAATACGACTCAAGTAGTATTGCAAATCTGAATTCTAGCAAAGCACAATTGTTGGAAGCGCTATGCCATTCACAGACTCGAGCAAGGGAGGCTGAGAAAGCCGCACAAGAAGCAGATACAGAGAAGAAACACATTGTCTCACTCTTTCTCAGACAAGCCACCCAACTTTTTGCTTATAAGCAGTGGTTCCAGTTGCTGCAGTTACAGAACCTTTGCCTTCAACTTAGGAACAAAGATCACTTCTCAGACGTCTTGCCTTGGGTCCCTTGTAAAGACAGGCAGTTCAATCAACCTAGAAACAGAAGGAAGAAAAGGGATCGAGACCATCATAAATTTACAATGTACGACATTGCTTTCGCTGTGGGATTGGGTCTTGCTGGTGCCACTTTGCTCATCGGATGGACAACGGGTTGGTTGGTTCCcatgttttga
- the LOC120068339 gene encoding nephrocystin-3 isoform X1 has product MATFLLLSPPSFTCNRMSEICLSVQSLQLQKGITCSSVCLQKQKCDIKLYAVPVRAFSCCFASTPSASSRADSGRQRKHIPSAFTAPNGYQRNRMTEFEVQLEELFNEVRMMTMSGRKNDAVELLQANYEAVKEQMESGAIGIEQAAVLDIVALGYITVGDLKFVASVLDILNKVVDSLKDSEPFLDSVLLHMGSMYSTLKKFEKSISAYKRSIDIIEKKNGEDSSFLITPILGMAKVFGTIGRTGKAVEFYHRAISLLESSRGFENEDLVIPLSGLGNLMLKEGKGKDAETCFARIVNIYKKLYGEKDGKVGMAMYSLANAKCARGEADEAVTLYRRALQIIKDSNDMALDASVMEKMRIDLAELLHVVGRGNEGRELLEECLLINERLKGKEHPSSVKHLVNLAASYSRSKNYAEAERLLRIGLDIMIKAVGPDDQSITVPMLNLAVTLYNLKRDDDAEQLALEVLRIRENAFGKDSLPVGEALDCLVSIQSRLGKDENELLKLLERILIIQEREFGHDGKEVIDTLKKIVFYMEKLGMKDEKFLLQKRLSMLRMKFKNQMQY; this is encoded by the exons ATGGCGACTTTCCTTCTTCTCTCTCCTCCATCTTTCACCTGTAACag GATGAGCGAAATCTGTCTTTCCGTGCAGTCATTGCAGCTGCAAAAGGGCATCACATGCTCTTCAGTTTGCCTCCAGAAACAGAAATGTGATATTAAGCTTTATGCTGTACCTGTTAGAGCCTtttcttgttgctttgcatcaACACCTTCTGCCTCTAGTAGAGCTGATTCAGGGCGTCAGAGGAAACATATTCCTTCTGCCTTCACTGCTCCAAATGGATATCAAAG GAACAGAATGACTGAATTTGAAGTTCAGTTGGAAGAATTATTCAATGAAGTCAGAATGATGACAATGAGCGGGAGGAAGAATGATGCTGTAGAGCTACTTCAAGCTAATTATGAAGCTGTAAAAGAACAGATGGAATCAGGTGCTATTGGCATTGAACAAGCTGCTGTTCTTGACATCGTGGCTTTGGGGTATATAACTGTTGGAGACTTGAAGTTTGTTGCTTCTGTATTGGATATA TTGAACAAGGTTGTTGACAGTCTGAAGGACAGTGAACCCTTTCTGGATTCAGTGCTTCTGCATATGGGGAGCATGTACTCAACTTTAAAGAAGTTTGAGAAATCAATATCTGCGTACAAGAGGTCTATTGATAtcatagagaagaaaaatg GAGAAGACAGTAGCTTTCTTATCACTCCAATTTTAGGGATGGCTAAAGTTTTTGGTACCATTGGAAGAACTGGAAAGGCAGTAGAGTTTTACCATCGTGCAATTTCACTTCTGGAATCAAGCAGAGGTTTTGAGAACGAGGATTTGGTTATACCTTTGTCTGGTCTGGGCAATCTTATGCTCAAAGAAGGAAAAGGCAAGGATGCAGAAACTTGTTTTGCTAg GATTgtgaatatatataaaaagttatATGGTGAGAAAGATGGAAAAGTCGGAATGGCTATGTATTCTCTGGCTAATGCAAAATGTGCAAGAG GGGAAGCAGATGAAGCTGTTACCTTATATAGAAGAGCTTTGCAGATTATCAAGGATTCAAATGATATGGCTTTAGATGCCAGTGTAATGGAGAAGATGAGGATTGATTTGGCAGAACTATTGCATGTTGTAGGAAG AGGGAATGAAGGCAGAGAACTTCTAGAAGAATGTTTATTGATCAATGAAAGGTTGAAAGGAAAAGAGCATCCCAGCTCAGTGAAGCACCTTGTAAACCTTGCAGCTTCTTATTCACGGTCAAAGAATTATGCAGAGGCTGAGCGTTTGTTGCGAATTGGATTGGACATTATGATAAAGGCAGTGGGACCTGATGATCAATCAATTACAGTCCCAATGTTGAATCTTGCCGTCACTCTCTACAATCTAAAACGAGACGATGATGCCGAGCAACTTGCGCTGGAAGTCTTGCGAATACGGGAAAATGCTTTTGGAAAAGATTCTCTTCCGGTTG GTGAGGCTCTAGACTGTTTGGTTTCCATTCAGAGCAGGCTAGGGAAGGATGAAAATGAGCTACTGAAGTTGCTGGAGAGAATTCTAATAATTCAGGAGAGAGAGTTCGGGCATGATGGTAAAGAGGTCATTGACACCCTCAAGAAAATAGTGTTCTACATGGAAAAACTAGGAATGAAAGATGAGAAATTTCTACTTCAAAAACGACTGTCCATGCTGCGGATGAAATTCAAGAACCAGATGCAATACTAA